From a region of the Catharus ustulatus isolate bCatUst1 chromosome 11, bCatUst1.pri.v2, whole genome shotgun sequence genome:
- the RHPN2 gene encoding rhophilin-2 isoform X1, protein MTDALLPQAAEPAGDGYFRKGCNPLAETGRSKLQNQRAVLNQQILKAVRMRAGAENLLRATTNNKVREQVLLELSFVNSDLQILKEELEGLNISVEVYQNAEETFSIPLVPLGLKETKDVDFTLPLKDFILEHYSQDSSEYEDEIADLMDLRQACRTPSRDEAGIEMLISYFLQLGYVENRFFPPTRHIGVLFTWYDSFTGVPVCQQNLLLEKASILFNIGALYTQIGTRCNRQTQAGLENAVDAFQKAAGVLSYLKETFTHTPSYDMSPAMLNVLVKMMLAQARECVFEQIGLSGIRNEFFTLIKMTQEVAKVGEVYMLVNTAMNQEPVKENIPYSWSKLAQIKSDHYKALAHYFIATILCDHELQPGDDEDQQEKALSQLYDHIPEGLMVLAVLKDKVQRKQLGKAHLRKAIVYHEEALRVCGLCKKLRNIEVLQEVLTAAHKRSLLKYAQQETEDDFLSLIQAPDILSKTEHKIETIAPQFSKVKVKDFFHKLGPLTVFSAKQRWTAPRTICLHPEAGGLGFSLKGGAPVQVYCLDPACSAASAGLKEGDYIVSVGGMDCKWLGVNEVLEKLKSVGKEPMELEVISCQDTAASLHSKSATYSMGMQKTYSLICLAMDEDKMDHTKKAPLKLPFLSWGTKNRQKAASTLCLPSAVAGSSHIKKKLSPFTLLNSESSLY, encoded by the exons GGATGTAATCCTCTTGCCGAGACTGGACGAAGCAAACTGCAAAATCAAAGAGCTGTTCTGAACCAACAGATCTTAAAAGCAGTGAGAATGAGAGCTGGTGCTGAAAATCTTCTAAG AGCAACCACCAACAACAAAGTACGAGAGCAGGTACTACTGGAATTGAGTTTTGTAAACTCAGACCTGCAGATCTTAAAGGAAGAATTGGAAGGACTTAATATCTCAGTGGAGGTTTATCAAAATGCAGA agaGACTTTCAGTATTCCCTTGGTACCTCTTGGCCTAAAGGAAACCAAAGACGTAGACTTTACACTCCCCCTCAAG gACTTTATTCTGGAACATTATAGTCAAGACAGTTCAGAGTATGAAGACGAAATAGCAGATCTCATGGATCTGAGACAA GCCTGCCGCACTCCTAGCCGAGATGAAGCTGGCATTGAGATGTTGATAAGTTATTTCCTGCAACTTGGTTATgtagaaaacagatttttcccaCCCACCAGGCACATTGGAGTTTTATTTACATG GTATGATTCCTTCACAGGTGTCCCAGTGTGCCAGCAAAATCTGTTGCTTGAAAAAGCTAGTATTTTATTCAACATTGGAGCTCTCTACACACAGATTGGAACAAGATGCAATCGTCAGACCCAGGCTGGACTTGAAAATGCTGTTGATGCTTTTCAGAAAGCTGCAG GAGTTTTAAGCTACTTGAAGGAGACCTTTACTCACACCCCAAGCTACGACATGAGCCCAGCAATGCTGAATGTGCTGGTGAAAATGATGCTTGCCCAAGCTCGAGAGTGTGTTTTTGAGCAGATTGGTCTTTCTGGAATACGCAATGAGTTTTTCACACTAATAAAAATGACACAGGAAGTTGCCAAG gTGGGAGAGGTTTACATGCTGGTTAACACTGCAATGAATCAGGAACCAGTGAAAGAGAATATTCCCTATTCCTGGTCTAAGCTGGCACAAATAAAATCAGACCATTACAAAGCTCTGGCCCATTACTTCATTGCTACCATTCTGTGTGACCATGAAT TGCAGCCTGGTGATGATGAAGATCAGCAGGAGAAAGCCTTGTCCCAGCTCTATGACCACATACCTGAAGGGCTGATGGTTCTTGCTGTTTTAAAGGACAAAGTTCAGAGAAAACAATTGG GGAAAGCACATTTGCGCAAAGCCATTGTTTACCATGAAGAAGCTCTGAGAGTCTGTGGGCTGTGCAAAAAGCTTCGGAACATTGAGGTTCTTCAGGAGGTTCTGACAGCTGCACACAAGCGTTCCCTTCTCAAATATGCTCAGCAGGAGACAGAAGATGACTTCCTGAGTCTAATTCAGGCTCCAGATATACTCT ctAAAACAGAACATAAAATAGAAACAATTGCTCCTCAGTTTTCCAAGGTGAAAGTTAAAGACTTCTTTCACAAGCTG GGCCCACTGACAGTGTTCTCAGCCAAGCAGAGGTGGACAGCTCCTCGTACCATCTGCCTTCACCCTGAAGCAGGAGGGCTTGGATTCAGTCTAAAAGGAGGTGCTCCAGTACAGGTTTATTGTCTTGATCCAGCTTGTTCTGCAGCA TCAGCAGGCCTGAAAGAAGGTGATTACATTGTTTCAGTTGGTGGCATGGATTGCAAGTGGCTTGGTGTGAATGAGGTGctggaaaaattgaaaagtgTGGGAAAGGAGCCCATGGAGCTTGAGGTTATCAGTTGCCAGGATACAGCGGCATCTTTG CATAGCAAGAGTGCAACTTACTCTATGGGAATGCAGAAGACATACTCCTTAATCTGTTTAGCCATGGATGAGGATAAAATGGATCATACCAAGAAAGCCCCACTAAAACTCCCTTTTCTAAGCTGGGGAACTAAAAACAGACAGAAAGCTGCAAGTACACTCTGCCTGCCTTCAGCTGTGGCTGGAAGTTCTCACATTAAGAAGAAGCTTTCTCCCTTCACACTTTTGAATTCAGAAAGTTCGTTGTACTGA
- the RHPN2 gene encoding rhophilin-2 isoform X2, with protein MRAGAENLLRATTNNKVREQVLLELSFVNSDLQILKEELEGLNISVEVYQNAEETFSIPLVPLGLKETKDVDFTLPLKDFILEHYSQDSSEYEDEIADLMDLRQACRTPSRDEAGIEMLISYFLQLGYVENRFFPPTRHIGVLFTWYDSFTGVPVCQQNLLLEKASILFNIGALYTQIGTRCNRQTQAGLENAVDAFQKAAGVLSYLKETFTHTPSYDMSPAMLNVLVKMMLAQARECVFEQIGLSGIRNEFFTLIKMTQEVAKVGEVYMLVNTAMNQEPVKENIPYSWSKLAQIKSDHYKALAHYFIATILCDHELQPGDDEDQQEKALSQLYDHIPEGLMVLAVLKDKVQRKQLGKAHLRKAIVYHEEALRVCGLCKKLRNIEVLQEVLTAAHKRSLLKYAQQETEDDFLSLIQAPDILSKTEHKIETIAPQFSKVKVKDFFHKLGPLTVFSAKQRWTAPRTICLHPEAGGLGFSLKGGAPVQVYCLDPACSAASAGLKEGDYIVSVGGMDCKWLGVNEVLEKLKSVGKEPMELEVISCQDTAASLHSKSATYSMGMQKTYSLICLAMDEDKMDHTKKAPLKLPFLSWGTKNRQKAASTLCLPSAVAGSSHIKKKLSPFTLLNSESSLY; from the exons ATGAGAGCTGGTGCTGAAAATCTTCTAAG AGCAACCACCAACAACAAAGTACGAGAGCAGGTACTACTGGAATTGAGTTTTGTAAACTCAGACCTGCAGATCTTAAAGGAAGAATTGGAAGGACTTAATATCTCAGTGGAGGTTTATCAAAATGCAGA agaGACTTTCAGTATTCCCTTGGTACCTCTTGGCCTAAAGGAAACCAAAGACGTAGACTTTACACTCCCCCTCAAG gACTTTATTCTGGAACATTATAGTCAAGACAGTTCAGAGTATGAAGACGAAATAGCAGATCTCATGGATCTGAGACAA GCCTGCCGCACTCCTAGCCGAGATGAAGCTGGCATTGAGATGTTGATAAGTTATTTCCTGCAACTTGGTTATgtagaaaacagatttttcccaCCCACCAGGCACATTGGAGTTTTATTTACATG GTATGATTCCTTCACAGGTGTCCCAGTGTGCCAGCAAAATCTGTTGCTTGAAAAAGCTAGTATTTTATTCAACATTGGAGCTCTCTACACACAGATTGGAACAAGATGCAATCGTCAGACCCAGGCTGGACTTGAAAATGCTGTTGATGCTTTTCAGAAAGCTGCAG GAGTTTTAAGCTACTTGAAGGAGACCTTTACTCACACCCCAAGCTACGACATGAGCCCAGCAATGCTGAATGTGCTGGTGAAAATGATGCTTGCCCAAGCTCGAGAGTGTGTTTTTGAGCAGATTGGTCTTTCTGGAATACGCAATGAGTTTTTCACACTAATAAAAATGACACAGGAAGTTGCCAAG gTGGGAGAGGTTTACATGCTGGTTAACACTGCAATGAATCAGGAACCAGTGAAAGAGAATATTCCCTATTCCTGGTCTAAGCTGGCACAAATAAAATCAGACCATTACAAAGCTCTGGCCCATTACTTCATTGCTACCATTCTGTGTGACCATGAAT TGCAGCCTGGTGATGATGAAGATCAGCAGGAGAAAGCCTTGTCCCAGCTCTATGACCACATACCTGAAGGGCTGATGGTTCTTGCTGTTTTAAAGGACAAAGTTCAGAGAAAACAATTGG GGAAAGCACATTTGCGCAAAGCCATTGTTTACCATGAAGAAGCTCTGAGAGTCTGTGGGCTGTGCAAAAAGCTTCGGAACATTGAGGTTCTTCAGGAGGTTCTGACAGCTGCACACAAGCGTTCCCTTCTCAAATATGCTCAGCAGGAGACAGAAGATGACTTCCTGAGTCTAATTCAGGCTCCAGATATACTCT ctAAAACAGAACATAAAATAGAAACAATTGCTCCTCAGTTTTCCAAGGTGAAAGTTAAAGACTTCTTTCACAAGCTG GGCCCACTGACAGTGTTCTCAGCCAAGCAGAGGTGGACAGCTCCTCGTACCATCTGCCTTCACCCTGAAGCAGGAGGGCTTGGATTCAGTCTAAAAGGAGGTGCTCCAGTACAGGTTTATTGTCTTGATCCAGCTTGTTCTGCAGCA TCAGCAGGCCTGAAAGAAGGTGATTACATTGTTTCAGTTGGTGGCATGGATTGCAAGTGGCTTGGTGTGAATGAGGTGctggaaaaattgaaaagtgTGGGAAAGGAGCCCATGGAGCTTGAGGTTATCAGTTGCCAGGATACAGCGGCATCTTTG CATAGCAAGAGTGCAACTTACTCTATGGGAATGCAGAAGACATACTCCTTAATCTGTTTAGCCATGGATGAGGATAAAATGGATCATACCAAGAAAGCCCCACTAAAACTCCCTTTTCTAAGCTGGGGAACTAAAAACAGACAGAAAGCTGCAAGTACACTCTGCCTGCCTTCAGCTGTGGCTGGAAGTTCTCACATTAAGAAGAAGCTTTCTCCCTTCACACTTTTGAATTCAGAAAGTTCGTTGTACTGA